The following proteins are co-located in the Vigna angularis cultivar LongXiaoDou No.4 chromosome 2, ASM1680809v1, whole genome shotgun sequence genome:
- the LOC108327090 gene encoding uncharacterized protein LOC108327090 — translation MHSVHFSLLVCAYAVAVFAATSDWQVQESQDWLNHGGDLFNRRYAYKERKISPETAANLRLKWKFYAGKDITATPAIYDGTLYFPSWNGNIYAVKEGDGSLVWKQNLQILTGLKATGFVQNVNWTVSRSTPTVAGDLLIVGIYGPAIVIGVRRTNGELVWKTTLDNHPAALITMSGTFYDGSYYVGTSSLEEGATIEQCCVFRGSLTKLDAQSGAILWKTYVLPDNNNTRGNYAGAAIWGSSPSIDVYRNHIYIATGNLYSAPSHILQCQERQKNQTKPTQPDECVEPENHSNSILALDLNSGNITWYRQLGGYDVWFFACTNASTPNCPPSGPTPDADFGEAPMMLTTYVNGSKKDMVVAVQKSGFAWALDRNNGSLIWFTEAGPGGFAGGGTWGAATDERRVYTNIANSGAKNFTLSPLNITTTTGGWVAMDSNKGNILWSTANPSNSTANGPVSVANEVVFAGSTDRMGSIYAINAKSGKILWSYKTGASVYGGMSISNGCIYVGHGYNVNLGFATNLTGGTSLFAFCV, via the exons ATGCATTCAGTTCATTTTTCACTGTTGGTTTGTGCTTATGCAGTAGCAGTGTTTGCAGCAACTTCAGAT TGGCAAGTACAAGAGTCACAAGACTGGTTAAACCATGGTGGAGATTTGTTCAACAGGAGATATGCTTACAAAGAGCGTAAGATCAGTCCAGAAACAGCAGCGAACCTACGTTTGAAGTGGAAATTCTATGCAGGCAAAGATATTACTGCAACACCAGCCATATATGATGGTACCCTTTATTTTCCAAGCTGGAATGGTAACATCTACGCAGTTAAAGAAGGCGATGGATCTCTTGTTTGGAAGCAGAACTTGCAGATTCTGACAGGTTTAAAAGCAACTGGTTTTGTTCAGAATGTAAATTGGACAGTGTCAAGGTCAACTCCCACTGTTGCTGGGGATTTATTGATTGTTGGAATCTATGGCCCTGCCATTGTTATTGGTGTCAGAAGAACAAATGGTGAACTTGTGTGGAAGACCACTTTGGATAATCATCCTGCAGCACTCATCACCATGTCTGGGACATTTTACGACGG GAGTTACTATGTTGGAACATCTTCACTTGAAGAAGGCGCAACCATTGAACAATGCTGTGTATTTCGTGGAAGTTTAACAAAACTTGATGCTCAATCTGGTGCCATCTTGTGGAAGACCTATGTATTACCAGATAACAATAACACTAGAGGAAATTATGCAGGCGCTGCCATTTGGGGAAGCAGCCCTTCCATTGATGTTTATAGAAACCATATCTATATTGCTACTGGAAACCTCTATTCTGCCCCATCACACATACTTCAATGTCAAGAAAGACAAAAGAATCAAACCAAGCCTACTCAACCAGATGAGTGTGTTGAACCAGAAAATCACTCCAATTCAATCTTGGCCCTTGATTTGAACTCTGGGAACATTACATGGTATCGCCAATTAGGAGGCTATGATGTGTGGTTTTTTGCATGCACCAATGCTTCAACTCCTAATTGTCCTCCTTCAGGTCCTACCCCAGATGCTGATTTTGGAGAGGCACCAATGATGCTGACAACATATGTAAATGGTTCCAAAAAAGATATGGTTGTCGCTGTTCAGAAAAGTGGCTTTGCTTGGGCTTTAGACCGCAACAATGGCAGTCTCATTTGGTTTACG GAAGCTGGACCCGGTGGGTTTGCAGGAGGTGGAACGTGGGGTGCAGCAACCGATGAAAGGAGAGTTTACACCAATATTGCAAACTCTGGGGCCAAAAATTTTACTCTTTCACCATTAAATATAACTACAACCACTGGAGGGTGGGTGGCAATGGATTCAAACAAAGGTAACATTCTATGGTCCACAGCAAACCCTAGTAATAGCACTGCTAATGGTCCTGTTAGTGTTGCAAATGAAGTTGTATTTGCTGGATCAACTGATAGAATGGGATCCATTTATGCAATTAATGCAAAGAGTGGGAAGATTTTGTGGTCTTACAAAACAGGAGCCAGTGTTTATGGAGGCATGTCAATTAGCAACGGTTGCATATATGTGGGTCATGGATATAATGTAAATCTAGGGTTTGCCACAAACTTAACTGGTGGAACTTCACTCTTTGCCTTCTGTGTCTGA